From the genome of Bacteroidales bacterium:
TCCAGGATCATTTTTAATTGTTTTGTAATTTGGATTTTTTAAGAAATTGATTAATTTTTCTTTATCTACAAAAATGCTGTTATTATAAACGAAGTCTCCCCATTTTTTGAAATTGCCTTTATATTTTTTGCCTTCAACAATTTTAAATATTGACGGATGTTGACTTTTATCTATGTCATTGTAAAAAATTTCTAACATCGCAACAAATAAATCTTTATCTAATTGTTTGTTATAATCTTTAAAGAAACCATCAAGTTTTGTTTCAAAAACAGAAGCTTGATTTTTAATCATTTCGTCAAATTTAGCTTTGTCGCTTTTGCTTGCTTGATTTTGTTGTTCAAGTAGAGTATAAAGTTGATATGCGCCAACAGAGAAAAAAGGGAACTCAGGACCTTGAAATACAGCGTCATTCAAATATTGTATTGCTAAATTATGTTTTTTATATTCTTTATAGCCTTCTTCTATTTGAGACAAGCACTTTCCGTATTTTGCAACGCGAGTTTCGTCAGCATTAACCCATTTTTGAAAATCATTTTCAAGGGATTTTCGTTCGTTATAAATATCCCATCTTATAAGTCCTTTACTTTGTCCAATAAAATATTTCCAATAATTTGCAGTTTGAGCATATTTTGATGCATATTGAAGATGAATTTTTGGATCTTTGTTCATGTAGCTTTTCATTATTTGCAGCTTTTTCTCTCTTATTTTTACAACAGCAGGATTGATTTGCTCAAGTTGGGATTTAACACCAAAAGAAGTCATATACCTGTTAGTAGTTCCAGGGAAGCCAAAAATCATGGAAAAATCATCTTTTTTTACTCCCTTAATGCTAATAGGTAGAAAATGTTTAGGTTTTAAAGGAATGTTTTCTTCACTGTATTTTGCAGGTTTTCCTTCTTTATCTGTATAAATACGGAACAAACAAAAGTCGCCAGTATGTCTAGGCCACATCCAGTTATCAGTGTCGCCACCAAATTTTCCAATGCTTGAAGGAGGAGCGCCAACTAGCCTAATGTCTGTATATGTTTCATATACAAATAGATAAAATTCATTATTATCAAACATGCTTTTAACAGTAACATCATATTTTCCTTTTTCGGAAGCCTCTTTTATTATTTTTTCTTTAGCACTATTAATAGCCGTGTTGCGAGCATCAACCGTCATATCATCTGTAATGTCTGCTAAAACGTCTTTTGTTACGTCATCCATGCGAACAAGATAAGACATGGTCATATCTTTAATTGGAATTTCTTCTGATAAATTTTTTGCCCAAAATCCGTTTTTAAGGTAATCGTTTTCCATTGTGCTATAGGTTTGAATAGCATCATATCCACAATGGTGGTTGGTCAGAACAAGCCCTTTTTCAGATACAATTTCTCCTGAGCAAAAATAGCCTTCAGGAGCCATTCCTGTGTTACCAAGACCAACAATAGCATCTTTTATCGATGAATTGTTTATGCTATACATTTGTTCGGCAGTTAATTTAAGACCTAATTTTTTCATGTCATCATAATTTTTGCCGAGATACATCAATAGCCACATCCCTTCGTTTGGGGGAGTAGTTGCATAAGTGCCTTTAAAAATTAGACCAAGAAAAGCAAGAATTAAAAATAGTTTTTTCATATTGTTTTTTGTTTTTTAATTTTTATTAATTTTTATATTTTATTTTAAAAGAGGAAGCAAATTTAATAAATTTAAAAATAAAAACACTTTATTATTATGTTTTATATTATTATAATGTTCGTATTTGTTAGACTTCATCTGTAATCATGACGTATTGCAATTCGTTAAAAAAATAATTTCTA
Proteins encoded in this window:
- a CDS encoding S46 family peptidase, with translation MKKLFLILAFLGLIFKGTYATTPPNEGMWLLMYLGKNYDDMKKLGLKLTAEQMYSINNSSIKDAIVGLGNTGMAPEGYFCSGEIVSEKGLVLTNHHCGYDAIQTYSTMENDYLKNGFWAKNLSEEIPIKDMTMSYLVRMDDVTKDVLADITDDMTVDARNTAINSAKEKIIKEASEKGKYDVTVKSMFDNNEFYLFVYETYTDIRLVGAPPSSIGKFGGDTDNWMWPRHTGDFCLFRIYTDKEGKPAKYSEENIPLKPKHFLPISIKGVKKDDFSMIFGFPGTTNRYMTSFGVKSQLEQINPAVVKIREKKLQIMKSYMNKDPKIHLQYASKYAQTANYWKYFIGQSKGLIRWDIYNERKSLENDFQKWVNADETRVAKYGKCLSQIEEGYKEYKKHNLAIQYLNDAVFQGPEFPFFSVGAYQLYTLLEQQNQASKSDKAKFDEMIKNQASVFETKLDGFFKDYNKQLDKDLFVAMLEIFYNDIDKSQHPSIFKIVEGKKYKGNFKKWGDFVYNNSIFVDKEKLINFLKNPNYKTIKNDPGFQITLSMIDVLRDVYADYSKTESVIKEGSRLFIEGLRIMQPDKKFYPDANSTIRMTYGTIQDYYPADAIHYDFITNLDGVMEKEDPNNDEFIVEKKLKDLWKAKDFGQYAENGKLPTCFTSTNDITGGNSGSPVINANGELIGIAFDGNWESMSGDICFEPTMQRTISVDIRYVLFIIDKFAGAQNIIDEMKIVK